The Engystomops pustulosus chromosome 3, aEngPut4.maternal, whole genome shotgun sequence region aacgcaatgataaacgccacgtgtgacctcactcttagaagtaaccaataaattgaaaaaatgtaaaaaggtacatgcaaaaatgtatgaatattaaaaagccaggttaatgtgcaaaatttcAAACATTTAAGcaagtgaaataattccaatttacatggtaAAATAGGATCAATGAAAAAAAATCCCTCCTTTGCACCTgttctggaccaggtgcagatttgcgaaTAAAAACTTACATAAAAAGTTATACTTAAGTGAAATGTTGCACgggacatctggaaaataaagatacataaggcacactgcacatggtgcataccaaggtgtacttgaaaaacaacagcaaaagtagcagtgaaaagtcgcaaacacaaccaaagtcgcaaaaattaaacaatttaagaaacaaaaagaaacaaacataCATGTCCCCATATGAATTTCCTGTTAGAAACATGATAGGTTGCCGAGTGGCTGACCAGAAAACTGAGATCACCAAGAGCAACAGCGAGGATATCCTGACCACTATCGAGCTGTGAATCTGCGCTTGGTAGATAATGCTCTTAACCAAAATATATGGAGCCAGTTCTAAGTTTTAGAATGTAGTAACTCTGTGGGTGGTGAATATCTAAGTGTTGGGGCTGGGCCAGCACAAGGCACTTGGATGTAGCAAGTATTTTCCACTATGAATCTCTCCCTAGAATTTGTAGCATAATGCTACCTGTGTATTGTATTAAACAAGAAACATACAACATAATGTCCTAAAACAATGTACTGTATCTGAAATTGCTACACACCATAAATGCAAGTGTGGCCTTATGTTCTACAGGACTGCATCCGACTCTAAAAATAGATATTTTCAGGGGTGCAGCAATATTTTAGAAGACTGTGAATAATAATGCAACATGTATAAAGCCATATTTTTAAAACAGATTTCCAAATGTGCTGTGGAAGAGCTATGCTCTGCCCGGAATCACCTTTATACCAATGGATAATGACTATTTATGAAATAACCACATTCCATTGAAATAACAATTCTAGAGCATCTTTTCTGATCTCATTTTAAGACCTCATTTTGCAGACACACAATGTAAAGTAAGAAGTCCCTAGCCATACCCAAATAAGAGCAGTGTTaggctgtatacacactaatggatgcctgctgtaccgtagcacggtagGCACGCATtggctgctcacccctgcccctctccacagcGATATATGGCACACAGCACCATAATacaaggaaagataggacatgtcctatctattccCGGGCACGAAACGgttccgcacgtgtgctgcaccaaaCCGCGTTGAACGCCCattggcggccgtatatacgtccccattgatcgtgtgaatttagccttaaactgctagctttccgataaagctagcaaacactgcgcTACCATAGCCTCAGAATTATGACAGAAATATTTATAAGGGGCGGAGGACACGGTGACTGCAgattgaagcctggcagtcaccaacGTCACATGGTGTAGGAGTGCCAGTCAGGAGAAGCCGCAGAgggcagcgcctcggactgcccctcatgaatacactggaccacTGTAAGCTTGGCCACTGATGGGGcggctaagggtgatggcacacgtggcactttgaacacgtttttgggcagtttttaagcagtccgcatgcatttttaattaagataattggtcaaacctgtcaaaaacgcatgcgttttcaaaaaatggatgcgttttttaacgcactgcttaaaaacggcccaaaacaccatgtgtgccaCCCCCCTAACACTGTTAGCCAGCTTTATTGAAAGGTTCCGATGGTGGATTTACACCTGTATCCACATGATATAATAGTCATCCGAAGGAGTCTCATTGATCTCTATAGGACCTCAGACTTTTGGTGCCTTTTCAGGGAACCAGTGGTAAGGGAAGGCCCCAACAGGCAGATCTCCCTACATTATCATTTTATCCTATTTCCTGTAGAAAatagtatagtagtagtatgAGATACAGCTAAAGCACATGTAATTTCTGCATTGGTATTAGAGTGTATTGCACTGATGGTAAAGAATTGCCTTTATTTACCAAACATGCTTCTTTACACAAATTAGGGAATGATCCAAAATATATCCATAGGGAGAAAAACTAGATTAGTGGGAAATCTGACATATTACCACCCATTAGATGTTAAAGACTGTCTCCATAACACAGACCAAAACAGCTGCGTGATGGTTGGGTTACTGCAGCTTCTCTTCTACTTTCCTGCATAGGAGCTGTGATGAAGTTACATTAATGATATGGATAGGTTATCCCAGGAAACATGGATGtagcatatatacattataccccATGTATTAGAAGAGGACTATGACAATTTTGATGGTTCTTCTGTATGAATAGGTGTTTTTCCAGGTGCATTTGAACTGCACCAAATGTATGATACATAAAACCTAAAGAAACCAGTAGTATATGCAATTCTGGCCTTGTTTTCTATGTTGTGCCTTTCCATGAATGGCATTAGTAACATTTAcattattttccatgttgcaccaATGAGGAAAGTCATACTTTACAGTTTATAGTTTTCGCTTTATTTGCAAGCAAAGGCCATAACATTTTCATTGTGTGGTTAATGTATTCACAAGGTGGCCTCTCTAATGGTATGACTTATTTTATAGCTAGGACTTTTAAGGCCGGCGGCatgcgtggcgttttgaacccatttttaaacagtccattaaaaaccgcatgcggttattaatgcatccgtttttgacccatttAAATTAAGATAAGTTGGTAAaaaccggtaaaaaaaaaaaaaaaaaatggatgagtttaaaaaaaaaacgcatgcatttttttaacagactgcttaaaaactgggttcaaaacgccacgtgtgccgctggcctaaGTCATGTGATTCAATAAGTTTAATTTCTATCGTTTGAGTCAAGGATTGAAAATAATTTAGTAAAATGAACTTTTTGCCCAACTTCACACAAATGTATTCATTATCAAGCTGTGGTCCATTGTTCATGCCATATGTGCCATCAGTGTGCGAGGCTGCCTGAGCTGAACAACGGTTAGCCATAGGACCTGCTCAGTTTTGAGCCGCTTGCTTGAGCTTCAAATGGCACTGTGTAATCCATAGCTGTTGTGTCTATCAAAATACATTTGTGTGTTCTCCATTGAATGAATGGGTACCAAATAGGCAAACATCAGATTCACTTGGAGGGGGTCTATAGCTGACATGACAGTCAGCACCCTGCGGCCCTAGTGAAAAGGACTAATGGTAAGAAAATATCCCTCCTAACCCATACCTTTTCTAAATGCAGCAGACTGAATAGCtgaatttaaagggttaaaccacAATTGGtctttacactgaccacagctgtTAAGAGCAAAAACTGGGCAATCTTAAAGCTGCTGGGCTCCTGTGGTATCTCTATACAGGTTAAAGTAACATTCTCCCTCCTACCTGTTAATTGATATATGTTGTAACAAGTATAAACCTTTATTTTCCTTTATGAATTGAGGTCTTAAGGAATAAACACAAGACTCAAACAGCACACTGTTAGAACAAAAAGAAAGCCTGCAAATTAAAATTGCAGTTTTATTGACAATACTGCCGCACACATCCAGCCAGGCCAAGAAATGACAAAGTAAACAGCAACTtcagacaaaacaaaaaaaaaaaaaattatatctttGGCCATTTAACTCATCCAAACCCATCTAAAGTACAGCTAAAAATAtgctccaaaaaaaaagtaaaaagttactGGAATGAtcagaatattttttcttatatggGAATTTTGTCttatttatttaggtttttttgtaacaacttttttttattttttgtaaagatTTCTCCATTTGCTCCCCTTGGAGAAAAAACAGCCCTGGTCTTACTCCACCTTGCCCACCACCCTGCccagaaaaagaaaatacatcaGGGTTGAATTGGCAGAAATCTAcaggtgcaattaaaaaaaaaaaattcaaataaaattACATGTGTAATTTAAAAGCCCCACACCCTGTCAGCCGGATTCCCGGTACAGAAAAAAGGACAGCTGTATAccaatatgtacaaaaatataaaatgtaaataaaaaatacaaacataGGAACCCCAATCCAAGGGTGTTTCTtagtccctccccccccccccatttcataattttaaaaaggaaaATCTGCTGAGATTTTTACTCCCCTTTTCCCTCAGACGGGGAGGACAGCAAGTGAATGCAACCCAaactggcagtgaaagggttggtCCACTCAACTTAAGAGGACCAGGGGCTGCTTTAAAAAGAATGCACCAAGGGCACATCAACCTGCACCAAAACGTGGTGCTGTGCAAGGACGGAGAAATGGGCCATGGGAGCCTTATGTGAAAGGTGGGACGGATGCATCACTTTGAGTGACCATATTCTGAGCGTGATAAGGGTGGGGAGGCGGTGGAGAAGGattatatatagaatttattttgagAGAGGGAACGACCCCACTCTAGTCATCTTCATCTGTTCTCTGCTTCTTTGTTTCAACGTCATCTTCGTCCTAAAGAGAGAAAAGACATTTAATGTGTTAAGATTTTTTGGAAGGACTGATACCTGGGCCGCAAGCAACGGAACACAGCAGTTTGTGAAGTCCACACTGATGACAGCTGAGACTGCCCTAGCTGCAGAGTGTTGCAGCTAAAGCAGTCAGCTCACATAGGACTGTGGAAACCATGGATGTGCGAATGAGCCCACTGGAGTGCTTTGGTATACCTTCCATAGAAGGCAAGGTAACCATTGTTAGAGGGCCAACACCTAATTGCCGTATTGCCACCATTACAACACTGAATGATGCTGCCAAATTAATTACTTGGCAAAATGTTTTTCTCCACCATATGGCTTTAACAATTAACTTTAGTTAGAATGGTGAACAGACAAATAGTCAGGCATCAGTGTGATCTCCCTCAATAGCTACGAAAAAAGATGAAGACTAAATTGATATTTCACATTTGGCCCAAATATTActgtttgggggaaaaaaaaaaaaaaaaaaaaaaaacttacatcgTCATCTTCTGCTGGTCTTTTCACAGAGGTTCCATCTGCTTCATCATCTTCgtcaccctcatcatcatcatcctctccTAACAAGATAAGTCATGTTGTTAGATACAACTACActtgtaaaaatatttttcttgaaGTTATACATTACAAAATCCCATTTTACAACTTGAACCATCACTCCCACCATTGTATTACACCACTGACACTGATCTAAAGTGAAGAAGATGGAGTAGAACAATAAAGTTCCATCTATGGTCCCATACTGTTCCACCAGAGATTTAAGTAAAAACGCATGCCAAACAATGTACTAAGATCAATGTttgaacaaaactttctttcccaTATTACTGAACAAACTGAAGAGGTCTTTATATGGCTCAACACTACCTTCAACTTCATCCTCATCTTCCTCATcaacttcttcctcctcttctccatcATTGTCTGCGCCATCATCTCCATTCTCTTCATTCTCCTAAAAGGAATTATGGAAGCAGTCAATAAAGAAAAACTGGCAAATATTGGCTTCTGTATACATTTTCTACAGACATACAATATATTAGTCCACTGGTataccaaatacaggcagtccccgggttacgtacaagataggttctgtaggtttgttcttaagttgaatttctatgcaaGTCAGAATCGTAtactttataactgtaaccccagccaaatattttttggtctctgtgacaatttgatttttaaaatgttggattgtcataagaaccaggattacctaCTTAAATGCTcagttgcagacacctttaataaccgttttagttgtttattgtagcctagggctaaagtatagCAAATTACaaaaggtccatttgtaactaggggtcatctgtaagtcgggtgttcttaagtagtggaccgcatGTATTGATATTTCAGTGTATGACAAAGCTTTGGCATAATTTTACTTCAAATTTGAACCCACACAAGCCATGGTATCTTTACATCTAAGTGTAAGTGGACTGTAGGGCAAGGCAGACTGGATTATAAATCTGTGCCCTCTAGAGGCCATGGGAGACACTACAGCTACAGAGGATCACATGGGTAGGAGCACAGAAT contains the following coding sequences:
- the PTMA gene encoding prothymosin alpha, with translation MSDTALDTSVEPTTKDLKGKEKDPVEETENGKKPSNGTTENEENGDDGADNDGEEEEEVDEEDEDEVEGEDDDDEGDEDDEADGTSVKRPAEDDDDEDDVETKKQRTDEDD